A single window of Flagellimonas maritima DNA harbors:
- the wecB gene encoding non-hydrolyzing UDP-N-acetylglucosamine 2-epimerase: MKIVTILGARPQFIKASSLSREIAKRNEIEEIIIHTGQHFDVNMSAIFFKEMEIPEPKYNLEINSLSHGAMTGRMLEEIEKILLLERPDWTVVYGDTNSTIAGALASKKLHMKVAHVEAGLRSYEMRMPEEINRILTDQISDILFCPTQIAVDNLRSEGFENKDSKIYMSGDIMYDSALHYKTKMKRPIGLVNESSYILVTIHRQENTDDSQRLKNIIETLNRLASDGENFLWPMHPRTKKIIEASGIPVKFNCIEPVGYLEMLYLIDNCSSIITDSGGLQKEAYFFNKFCITLRDSTEWVELVDNNVNKLMNVDDSTLYENIKSHLDNKVDSSLNLYGKGNAAEIIVNELINNS; encoded by the coding sequence ATGAAAATAGTTACAATACTCGGAGCTAGACCACAATTTATAAAGGCCTCATCTTTAAGTAGAGAGATTGCAAAAAGAAATGAAATTGAAGAGATTATCATACATACTGGACAGCATTTTGATGTAAATATGAGTGCTATTTTTTTTAAGGAAATGGAAATTCCAGAACCAAAGTACAATTTAGAAATAAATAGTCTTTCGCACGGTGCAATGACTGGAAGAATGCTGGAAGAAATAGAAAAAATCCTTCTATTGGAAAGACCGGATTGGACCGTAGTTTATGGAGATACAAACTCTACTATCGCAGGAGCATTGGCCTCTAAAAAACTACATATGAAGGTAGCACATGTGGAAGCTGGATTACGTTCATATGAAATGCGTATGCCAGAGGAAATCAATAGAATACTTACGGATCAAATAAGTGACATCTTATTTTGTCCCACGCAAATAGCGGTCGACAACCTGAGAAGCGAAGGATTTGAAAACAAGGATTCCAAAATATATATGTCAGGGGATATTATGTACGATAGTGCATTACATTATAAAACCAAAATGAAAAGACCTATAGGTCTTGTAAATGAAAGTAGTTATATACTAGTAACTATCCATAGACAGGAGAATACTGATGATTCCCAGAGATTGAAAAATATAATCGAGACTCTCAATAGACTTGCTTCTGATGGTGAAAATTTTCTATGGCCAATGCATCCCAGAACAAAGAAAATTATAGAGGCAAGTGGAATACCAGTAAAATTTAATTGTATTGAACCAGTGGGATATTTGGAGATGCTATATTTAATAGATAACTGTTCATCTATCATAACTGATAGTGGAGGTTTACAGAAAGAGGCCTATTTTTTCAATAAATTTTGCATAACGTTAAGAGATAGTACCGAGTGGGTCGAATTAGTGGATAATAATGTAAATAAATTGATGAATGTTGACGATTCAACCCTTTATGAGAATATTAAGAGTCACTTGGATAATAAAGTCGATAGCTCTCTTAATCTTTATGGAAAGGGTAATGCGGCCGAAATAATCGTAAATGAGCTAATCAACAACAGCTGA